AACCCAAGCACACTAATAAATCAAGAATTATAAAAGGTTAGACATAATGACTAATAAGGGAAGAGAAGGATGGCAAAGGCGCCCAAGTGTTACGCTTGTTTTTGCTATTTGGTGCATGACTGCATCCCAAGAAAAATATGTAGTGTTGACTCTATGATTGGATATGGAGAGTTTTGCATTGAGATTCGTactcggatttgaattttataAGTTTCTATAACGACCTCAAGTTACTATATCATAGTAATTAAGTTCACATTCAATACTATTTATAGATATTTAGTGAACCCATAAATAACTAAGCTCTAGATCGCCACTTGTTTGCTCCAAATGCATatgcaaaagaaaagaagaaaataacgaGAGGGACTAATATATATAGATTGAACATAAGCATTTATATATAACGACAAATCAAGGAAGCAGTTGCAACCCTTAATTAGCAAATTTTATCAATAACGTAACGAACACAGTAGCATGAATTATCTGATACATTACAAGCATTTTTTTTTCTACTTTCCTTTTACCCTTCAGCTTAGGGCTATTTAACTGATTATACATTTTTTACGTAAAAAAGAATGGAAATATCTTGTACGGGCAAAGTTTCTCTTTGTAGAAGGCCCTAGATATAATACCCCTAGAGCTTAGCTTTCGCCGTTGCTTTTTTTCTGGTAGTATTTAGTTTCTTCAGCCAAGCAGAAGCTATAGGTTCCATATTAATGGGCTTGGATTTTCTCATACGTTAGAAGTTGTTTGTGCAACAACTTCCTGCTTATTAGTCTTTTTTTCATCAGTATCATCAACTTCAGCTTCCTTATTTGGATCAGAATTTTCTTGCATCTCCAATACCATTGCTTTCATGTCTATGACGACTTGTGTCAAATCTTTCAGATTACTGTCTGCCGGTTGGATTTGTTGCTTTCTGTTTCTGAAGATTGCGTACAGTATCATCTGAGCAATTCCAAATGTAAACCCTAGAATGTTTGGCGTCTGTTCATGCAATAAGGGGAATATATTAGAAGATCAGAGCAtataaaaataaggaaaacacGTCCCTAAAGGGTTTGTAAGAGGACTTACGGCAATGTACATGTCCTTTATCAAGAGACCATAGAAAAACCACATGACGGCGCAGATTGTGAGgaagaaagaaagagggaatgGCATAAACTCAACGCTCCTTGTTTTTATAACGCGTCTCTGCAAAAAGAGCGAATATATCAAAAAtggtatatttatatatatagtcAGTTTGATTCGATTatagttaattttttttgtttaacaCTGAAGAACGTAACTTAATTAATTATAGAAAAATAACGATGTGACAATCATGATAAGATATTGTGATTTTAGTACCATAATGCTAAGAGGAGCAGCGAAGACGCAGACAGAAAAGACAGCACAAATCCATCCGACAATAGTGACTCGCGTCTTATCTTTGGCGAATATATATGTCAAGGCGACGATTGCTCCAAATGATCCTATATTTAACAGAAGAACCAGCTTCGTAGTGTAAATCTGCAAATCAACCAGAAAATCAAAATTAGAAAGTGGAAAACATTAATTTAGATACGGAGCTTCAACATACATGCATGTTAAAGAAATTACTAAAGTTTTCGTAATTATATATAGATTTTGAACTCATAATTTCAAAAGTTTAATGAACTTAATTATTTGTAAGATTAATGTAAATATTGAACCTATCAAATTTAATCTGCGTATGATCGTGATCGGACATAACGAAAAAAAAGTGTTGTCGTTAGTATTGTATTATAACCTTGGCCTCTCGGGTAGCATACATCAAGAAGATTGTGAGATATATGAATTCGATGGCAGTTCCGAAGCTGTTAATAGTAATGAGCAAAATCCCATTCTTCTCCTTGAGATAAGCATAGTACAAGTAGAGCATGGCACTGAATAGTGCAACCGAATAGGGTATAGACTGGAATCCTTCCGTTGATTTTCTCTTATATATCCTATAGAAAGTCGGTCTATAAAACAAGAAAAATTACAATATACTATTAAGGTCTCTTTAGCTAATCTTCAATTGGAAAAACAAGAATTAATGGGACTCGATCTTACATTGGAGACAAGTACACCAAGAACGACACCCCATTTCCtgtaaaaacaaaagtgaaattaCCCAAGTTAAAAGAAATGAATTACGTatacaactatatatatatatatatatatatatatatgtatatgtaaagGGAAGAGGGTAGaggaattaatgaaaaataccAAGAACGCCAAAAACAAAAGCCAAATGAGAAGCAGTGAAGATAGCCATTCTTGGAGAGAGAACTGAAGTTCTTGGCTGTACTTGTGCTAATACAAGCTGGAGAAAATCCTCAAAGCATGAGCAAAATACATTGTTTTGCCAACGTTTATATAGGAATCATAAAGTGAGATATTGCTGATAAAGATTGCTTGCTCCTTGAAACTACTACGTAGGTACTTTGGCTTTGAGCTGTCCAAAATATCATGTTGAAATCGACCTGGTTTTAAATGTGAACAATACAATTCAATTCCCAGAGGTTTTAATTAATAGTTGTATTAATTAGGAAGACTATATCTACCTAGGAAAGTAGGTAGTTTTCCAGAATATCACAACTTTCCTGAATGCCACTGCGCTGTACGATATATCTTTTCTCACCAAGCTACTTTGGACTAATATGTTCATTAGGTGCTAGCTAGGCTAGTATAAATTGAACCATAGTATCTGTGGTCCATTTATTAAAATGATTTATTACAAATTGATAATTATCTAAATTTTTTGGTCACTGGAAGCATAGTTGTGGTTTCATAGTGTAACCATTTTATTCTAAAAAAGGATACATATATTGTCAATTTTCTATGCATGTTGCTCATCTTAATTAAAGAACTTTGAATCTGTGATGATATTACTTCAATTAAGAGAAGTACTTTGATGAAAACTCGGGATGCATTGTTAAAATAGTTGAttctttaactttttttttttggcacgGCAATATGGCTTAAAGCATGCAAAGCATTAGAGGCTAATATGGCTTAAAGCATGCAAAGCAAAAAAAGATGAGCTATAAAGAGTAATGCAATGTTATAGAAAACAATCTCTATTAAAAAACGGTCATCGATATTATCATACATCTTTAAGTTCTGAATTAGTTTTATGATCTCTCAtaataaaataattccattttAACATATATTTAACCAACTCCATTACCATATGttttattaacaaaaaaaaaaaagattgaagATAAAAAGAGAGAACAGAAAATTCTTGTTTTCAACGCCAAAGAAAGTGAGCTTGACGTTCAAAATTCATAAAAAATGTTTAGAAACACCTCTTCCAGATTCCCGTTCAAACACTCGGAAAAAGcaaaacagaaacaaaagaaaacaaaatagttTTGACACTAGGTAGAGCTACGTCAGGTGAAATCGGTTACGTGAAGGAAATTGTGAAGTGAGAAAGGAAAGGGAAGAAGAGAGGACAAAAGAGAGAACCAACGGCGAGGGTTGTGCAACCATTAGAGGATAGGAGAATATTGGAGAGGGTTGTGGTTTGCACGTGTCTATAATCAAATGTCTTTAATATGATCTATGATCTAAAATTTATGGATTCAATTTATAAAATTTTAACATTGAacttattataattttaaaattatgagtTCATTATCTATTATTATTTATGTAATAGATAATTTTACTCCGTATTCAAAATTATAGGTTGAAGCCGTTATTAGCACACTACATCTGCCCTTGCTTCCGTTACGTCTTTCATTTAACCGACTCTAATCCACTTGTACTTTTTACATTTGCACTGTATAGTTGGCACCACGTAGGacttccttttcttcttcctttttcaccACCTTTTCTCCATGCAATGTCTTCTCCTCTATCCCTCTACTTGTACGCGTAGAGGCAAAATTTTCATCGAcaagattcaaaaaataaaaaagtaaacacGCAAAAACATAAAGTTAACGTTTAATATACttacattaaaaaaaaaaaagtaacctTATGTGTATAATGTATTTTGGCAAAAGGTATGTCTAGCTCCGTCCCTGCTTGCGGGTCGTAAGCTCTTCGGTATTACACAATGCATcactaaaaaatatatattgtgTCTGGACGCACATGTTCAACAAGTAACAAATATTAAGCTCTTAATTTAGAAAGTATTATACGTTCAATCATAAAAGCCTTGAATCCATCGTATTTAAATTTTAGGTCCGCCCATAATCACTATATATATTCAAGTTCAACACTCCATTGCTCGTCCATTCTTCTAAATCAATTCTATGTTGCATTTAAATTTGAATAAAGAAGAAGAATTGTGGTGAGTACACAGTCAATTacgtaaaaataatttaattgtaATGAAATTTTAAATACAATTTGAATTAGAACAAAATGGAATGACTTAACAAAATGAAATTGAAAGATACAATTTGAATTTCTTTATGCGAACAATTATAGACGAGCACTTATCTCTCTGTCCTTTAAGCATGACAATTGACCTAATTATAATCAAATTGGGGAGAGTACTCTTATTCTATCTGATAAAATCTGTTAGGAGAGATACTCCATTTGTAAACTTTATACCCAATTCATTGAGTACCTGAATCAAAGTTGGATCTAGTAATAACAACGAGTATAAGGTCCGAATCTAAACAGATTGTTTAACTCATTCAAAAACTATACAACACCACATTTGGCTTTTTGCCCATGTCAAATATAGTTCAAGTATCCAATTAGTTTCGACTTCCAAGGAGTTCAATATATAGGACACGATTTACGTTAAATAGAACTATTTAACTTTAAGAGTTTAATTAGTGTCACAAATTAAAGTAATAATCAGTATGATTATATAATGTATATACCATGATTAAGTGGGGAAAAAATTATATGCGAGACACGTGTATTAATGGAGTAGTTTATGTatctaattttcttttcttttcttttttctatacCTCATGGAGTGGACTCTTAAATTTAGTTGCACCAAATTAAACTACAGAATTTTTATTTGAGTTGTAGCTTTTCAATCTGTCTGTCATAGTATTTATTTTTATTAGTACTAGATTACCAATTACCATCAACGCGTTAATCATTTATCACGGCAAGACTGTCCTTGCTTTGACGTACTTGTATTTAATTTCGTCTACATTGTATTCCGCAATAATTACTAACTAATCATTTGCAAAAATGGAGTTTATATTGATATGTTGGAACATAAATCAAGTTTATCATTGATCTTTGAAGTTTTCTTAATTAAGGACCACATAAACAATTCTTGGCAAACTTGTATTATACACGTTTTTTCGTTCcctaattaatatatatattagGAACTGACCACTAAATAGCTTTTTGAAGTACAAATTAACAATGATGTTTCCCCGTGGGGCTATCTCTGTGATgattgtgattgttttcattgccAATATAGCTTTGGTATATTTATTTACGTGGAGTTTTGAATATGTCTACAATTAATGAGTCAGTTGCTTTTCCAAGTTCGTCTCCTCTAAAATACAAAATCGTCCTAAATTTCAACTCAAGCATCATTTTTACATTTCATTAATTAGGGAAAGTGTAAGAGCTGGCTGATTATGCCACATACAGAGATTTATATCACCTAAGTTTGAGTTTAAACACATCATGTGTGGTCTTTGAATTACCACGATTCACGATATCAAACCAGTGAGCAATTTAATTTTGACCAATTACCAACAGATTAATGATCATTACTATATTATTAAATGTTCGAATGATCAAATATGGACTATTGAATTTATGTACATAGGAACATGTTGCAATTTAAATATCAACACATGCATGGTCGGGCTCACTCTTTATATACATTGTGAATGAAGTTTGTACATTTGGTTTCTACTCCAATTAGTGCATGAAAACATGGATATTTAAGATTGAGAGAAAGGGAAAAGGCTTGTATGTTGAACAAGTATTTAGAaaatagttttgtaaattttataCGTTAATGGGCCGTTTGGTTTGAACGTAACTTATGTTGGGATTAGTTATGTTAGAATTAATTATATATCCTGGTTTATTTCTTATTGATTGTTTGGTATGTGGTATTAATTATGAAATTGTCAATTTCACTGCTTTATCATGAGATAACTTATCTCGAGATTACTATTTCATTCTCTAGCAGGTATAAGTTATCCGGTACTATATTTAATCCGGGATAACTTCTCGTAGAATTATTAACCAAACAAAGGATAAGGCAGTACTAAATTTTTATCCCaggattatttttatttatccatcataccaaacgacccctaaaggtGTAAAAAGTTTTCGTCTTAATGATTATTACAGTTAACCTGTTAAATATGGCAGGTTACTTGTTCTCAAAAGCTTTGAACTCCGTAATTTTTCGTTTAAGTACCCTTATTGCTTCAAGACCTTGGTGTAAAGGttaatcaaaaaaaaatttaatacaGAAGAATTAAGAAGAACAATTTATTGAAAGACTCGTCTAATTATCGAAGAATCAAGAAAGTGAATGCTTCGAGGTTTATGCTAACTTATTATAACAAACTAAAGCAAACTTGAAGTAAATGAAATGATAGGATAAGAAAAAGTGGAAAGCAACGACCTCAATATGGGTTTTGGTTTTTAGCTCGAAATTCTCTTGCATTGCATTCTTATGGAAACTatttgtcatatatatatatatatatatatatattcaatttgGTTATTTATTGCTGACCTCCTCATGGCAACTTTAATGTCGTTTTATGGCATTGCTTGCCTATATGTGAAAACTATTAGCTGCAAAATTCATAGATTCAGGTCAAAACTACGTGGTATGAAACTAAACCTTACGTAGAGCTAGCCGCGTCTCTATTGTTTTCTAGCTAGATAGCATTTGGCCAGAGGCGAATCTAGCACATATTGATTCACATAAACTTAATAGTCTTTATCTGAACTTTATGTATGTATTAATTTATCTACTGAATATTATTTGACTATGAattcaattattattattattatatattaactTGAGATTGCTATAGGAATCTATAAATTGCAAATCCTAAATTAGTCTCTATTTGGCTATAGTTGTGTCTTACGTGGTAAGAATCAAACTACCTGGCTATCTTTGTTTCTTCTACGCTAATTAGTGCCAAGTTACATGACCAAATTCTCGTAATGGAAACCAGTCAATTATCACTACTTATGCCCCTTTCATAATCCTTTCCAAAGCTTTGCTTTTCTGTTTGTCCCATTCGttctttttaaaagttttaactcTGTGGCTtgacaaacaaaaagaaaaaaaatgaggcAACCTGTTGTCCTTTTTTAAGTGGTCGAGATCGAAAATGCTAAGGGGCTTGAGGCCAAGGCCAAGAAGTTGGCGTATCCTGAGGATGAAGAAGGCTATGAGGTTTCGGTGGATCCGAGGGTTGAGAAGACCCCGATGGTCCCGGTGATGCGGCGGGCTCCGATGAAGATTATGCCGCTTAGGTGCTTTGtaaagttttcttttgtttttgtactCTTATACTTTTTTTGTTGAGGCCGTTTGGCCTTATGTAAAGATATTTATATAGACAAGGCTTTTTTCCCTCCGACAAGTTTTTTgcttttttgcttctttttttttttgcgaagATTTTGAATGCCTTAGCATGTAATAGTTAAGTCTTGTTCGGAGGTTCGAACAAGGCTTATTCTCattatttttttgtttaagaCTAGTGGGGAGCTCGGTATGACTGGAAGCTTTCCCCAAAGTACTTAGAATACTTTAGATTATAATTTGTTGAAGGTAGCCTTTTGAACCGGTTTAGAATTTTCGAAGGCCTTATTCTTTAGTTATGGGTCTCGGATGTCTCCGAGCCGTTCTATGATGGCCGTGGCCTTTTAAGTTTGTGTATTTTCCAAGTAGGCTTACTACCCTTTAATGCCCGAGCCGTCGGGGCTTGCCTAGGACGACAGCCCCCAAATGGGGGCGGTCGTAGCCTTTAAGTTTTGGCACTGTCTAATAGACTTTCGTGCCACCGAGCTTTGATGGTTCGAGCCGCCCGAGTTTTCCTTGGAcaatagtccccgagtgggggGTGATCTCTTGGATCCAGATAGAGGTGGCCCTTGGGCCCGATATCCTTAAGGAATAGAATGTAGTATTTTTCTAAGAGACAAAATATGCATCTGCAAGGTAGAAACTCTCATTCATTTATGTGTGCCACATACAAGATGTAAAAAACTTCATATTATGGCTTAGGTGGTCTAAGCGGGCACGGTTCGCTTGGCCGTTTGGCCCTTATAAAAAATCCTATCCCCATTCGAGGTCGGTCGTAGAGTGAGTTTGGATACTGCTGATGTAATCCTCGACTTCTGTTCATAGACGGTATTTCATTCTAAATTAGCACGATCCACAGttacctcattaaaaacctcaccggaaaatccatttgggacaaaatcggttcaaggaaaaaagagtgcaacgcgtgcttccATGCCTAAAAGTTGCATCGCTTTCTTGAATGTTACCTGCAAATGTTAGTTTGAAATGCAAAGAAAAGGAATTGATGGGGTCGTACCTCAGCAGTAGTATCGCTTTAAGTGGGTCACGTTCCAGTTGTTCGGTAGTCGCTCACCATTCATTATTTCGAGTTTGTACGATCATTTGCCGATGATCTCGATAATTTGATATGGGCCTTCACAATTCGGCCCCAACCTGCCTTTATTCAGGTTTCAGGTGCTCAGTGTTACCTTCCTTAGTACCAAGTCCCCGACACTAAAGTGCCGAAGATTGGCTCTCTAATAATAATACCTTTCGATTCTTTGTTTTTTGGAGGCCATTCGGATGAGGGTGGCCTCGCCCCTTTCATCTAACAGTTCTAGGCTCGTATTCACGACCTCATCGTTTGATTCTTCGATCGCATATCGGAACCGGAGACTTGGTTCTCCTACTTCGACCGGTATCAGAGCTTCAGTGCCATGAACCAACGAGAATGCCAACGGTCCCGGTACTGGATTTTGAGGTCGTACGATATGCCCAAAAGACTTCAAGCAGGATTTCCTTCCATCTTCTTTTGACGTCGGTCAacctctttttgaggttttggtgtatggttttgtttgtggactctGCTTGCCCATTTCCACTAAGGTGATAGGGTTTCGATAGGttccttttgatcttatggtcctCGAAAAACTTGCTCACTTTGTTGCCGACGAACTGCTtcccattgtcacacacgatctcgaTCGGCATTCTATACCGGCATAttatgtggtcccagatgaaatCAATAACCTCCTTCTCCCTGACCTTCTCAAATGCCTGGGCTTCTAcctatttagaaaaataatcagtcataaataatataaattgGGCCTTACCGGGTGCCCATGCCAGGGGGCTGATGATGTCCATCCCCTAATTCATGAACGGCCAGGGTGACAAGACCGAATGCAGCAACTCCCCATGCCAATGAATCATCGGAGCATGCCTTTGACacctgtgatgacccgataggtcatcatatgaattaaaatcaaattatgtatttcgAGACCTTAAAAATCTCATTTACCCTTCTCGATTTACGTGTGCAGTCCGGGCATGTTTCCGGAAAGATTTTAtgttaaaagttgataaaaataaggaattttacttaaaaaccttatttgagttgacttcggtcaacatttttaaTAAACAGACCCGAACTTGTGTTTTGATAGCCCCGGTGGGTCCGTACCAAAATATGGGACCTAGGTGTATGCCCAGAATtggattcggaggtccctagcccgagttatgaatttttgttgaaaattaaaaGTCTGAAAATTTATTTGTTTTTAAGAAAATATTGATGTTTGATTTCGTTGGTATCgggttcgtattttggttccagatcTCGGTACAGGtcaaatataatatttttgacttaactgtaaaatttggtgagaaacggagttggtttgacatgattcggatgtccggttgtgaaaagaggaatttcaaagtgttcttgagaatatcatttgatttggtgctaaattcgtggTTTTATGTGTTATTTTGTTGATTTGATCACaagagcaagtttgtatgatgttttaagacttgtttgcatgtttggtttggagtcccgaggggctTTGGTGTATTTTTGGATCTTTGGTTTTGAGACTAGTAAAGTTAAGAAATTTGGGAGTTTGACCATGGTTAGTATCGGGTTAAGTCGACCTAttttcagtgttttgagtgcACGAGCAGGTCCGTAGCGTCTTTTATGATTGAAATTCATATATGGTTTGTGTCCGGGAGGTTCCAGATAAGTTTTGGGGTGGTTTCGGATTATTTCGGAGACGTTTGGGTTTTGCTGGTTTCTGGTGCGACACTGTTCACTCGCAATTGCGAAAACACTATTcattcacaattgcgaaccaTTTATGGCAATTGCTAAAATACTGttcattcgcaaatgcgaagtttttGTTCGCAAATGTGATACCTGCAACTGAACAAAAGATGACTTAGACGGAATTTTTGATTCATTtaccaaattttcaaaacctaaatcataagaggcgattttccaaagaacttttcttccccaaatcattggtaagtgatcttaaactaatttctttcaatctttcactacttTTTCATAAGATTCAACCAAAAATCTACGGTTTTCATGATGAAATTGGgggtttttgggtagaaactagggatttcaaaatttggggatttagacctcaaaattgaggtcggattccaaaaccaattatatatccgggctcgggggtgaatgggtaatcgagtttttgTCCGAATTTCGgttttggaccaagcgggcctgggtgttgacttttgttgactttttcaaaaatggcctaaattgaattctttgcaaTCATGGGTAGATCCTAAGGTTTTAtttgaattgtttggttggtaaaTTGCTATATTCTATTGGTCCGGAGGCTTGTGTGAAGGGAAAAACTGTGATTGATCTGTGACTTTGGccgttggagcgaggtaagtgtcgtggttaaccttggcttgagggatttggtattatttgcctatttgctacgtgtttggatgttgagtacaacgtataggtgaggtgacgagaaCTCATGCGTTGTTGTcgagtcatagcatgcgagtgagcCTTTTTCTTGTAACTATTGCATTTTTTTatcatattgttcatgcttagACTAGCTATTCATTATGTTGAGCAACTCTTATCATGTTTTACGAtttggtattgattgagtattgactcaaagttGAGGTTGTTATTGTGTAACTAAATGTTGAACTAAGACTGGttcttgatatttctatctcTCCGTTGTTGTTGTTTAATGTTTTGGTGAGGGatagtgttaaagcacgaagggtgatgccgtgcaatgtTTTGTgagtgagagttaatgcacgaagggtgatgtcgtgccgtgaTATGTGAgggttaatgcacgaagggtgatgccatgcaatgttttgtgattgagagttaatgcacgaagggtgatgtcgtgccatgatatgtgagtgttaatgcacgaagggtgatgccgtgccatttcttttgtttatatggtgaggatgagagttaatgcacgaagggtgatgccatgccatttaTATTAATTATTATGGcaaggttgagagtaaaagcacgaagggtgatgtcgtgcacttgtctttacTGTGTTTAATACTTTCATTTGTGCAAAGCATATTGTCTGCTGTGGTTTCTTTACTATTACAATTTTCTTTATCTTGTActcccctcagcatgtttccccttaCGTTATTATCTGTTCATCTTCTATTAGTTGTTATTGTGCTCGTATATTGTTTAATTGCATAggtttatgaatgtaacttgtctcagcctcgtcactactccgccgaggttagacttgacacttaccagtacatggggtcggttgtactgatactgcactctgcactttctgtgcagaatTTGGTACCAGAACGAGTTAACCCCGAGTTTAGCTGCTAGCTTGATCTgtttggagacc
This genomic stretch from Nicotiana sylvestris chromosome 9, ASM39365v2, whole genome shotgun sequence harbors:
- the LOC104217313 gene encoding bidirectional sugar transporter NEC1-like, yielding MAIFTASHLAFVFGVLGNGVSFLVYLSPIPTFYRIYKRKSTEGFQSIPYSVALFSAMLYLYYAYLKEKNGILLITINSFGTAIEFIYLTIFLMYATREAKIYTTKLVLLLNIGSFGAIVALTYIFAKDKTRVTIVGWICAVFSVCVFAAPLSIMRRVIKTRSVEFMPFPLSFFLTICAVMWFFYGLLIKDMYIATPNILGFTFGIAQMILYAIFRNRKQQIQPADSNLKDLTQVVIDMKAMVLEMQENSDPNKEAEVDDTDEKKTNKQEVVAQTTSNV